A genome region from Marinobacter panjinensis includes the following:
- a CDS encoding methyltransferase domain-containing protein, which yields MYQPRGSDEHTMTQMTSLHEERLNFVFRTIKTTGARRVLDLGCGSGSLLYRLLADDQFDEVTGLEDSGVSLRQARSVLADYLNEEPARVHLIRGSYAESNPALAGYEAAAMVETIEHVNPEQLSRVERAVFGEYRPGCLFMTTPNREYNPLFDLAPGQFREEDHKFEWDRLKFQRWARGVAERNGYAVHFGGIGEFVPDVGHPTQTAFFTRIG from the coding sequence ATGTACCAACCCAGGGGTTCCGACGAACACACCATGACCCAGATGACGTCCCTGCATGAGGAACGCCTGAACTTTGTGTTCAGAACGATAAAGACGACTGGTGCCCGGCGCGTGCTGGATCTGGGGTGCGGGTCAGGTTCCCTGCTTTACCGACTACTGGCAGACGATCAGTTCGATGAGGTTACCGGACTGGAAGATTCCGGCGTTTCCCTGCGCCAGGCACGTTCGGTTCTGGCAGATTACCTGAACGAAGAACCTGCCAGGGTCCATCTGATCCGTGGGTCCTACGCCGAGAGCAATCCGGCGCTTGCAGGCTATGAGGCAGCGGCCATGGTGGAAACCATTGAACACGTCAATCCGGAGCAACTTTCACGGGTTGAACGGGCCGTGTTTGGAGAGTATCGGCCCGGCTGCCTGTTCATGACTACCCCCAACCGTGAATACAATCCGCTGTTCGATCTGGCGCCCGGACAATTCCGCGAGGAGGATCACAAGTTTGAATGGGACCGGCTCAAGTTCCAGCGCTGGGCCCGGGGGGTGGCGGAACGTAATGGCTACGCTGTCCATTTCGGCGGTATCGGGGAGTTTGTACCCGATGTCGGGCACCCCACCCAGACCGCCTTTTTCACTCGCATCGGCTGA
- a CDS encoding cation:proton antiporter family protein, protein MPEAIWISFAFALGLLVKAVGLPPLVGYLAAGFVLSGIAAATNIAVEATDVLEHIAHLGVLLLLFTVGLKLKLRSIVSAEVIGGSLLHFGITCLVFTPGLYLLMELDWQTAFILAIALSFSSTVLAAKVLETKRELRAFHGRVAIGILIMQDLIALVVMSLAAGQTPSQWALIVFGLPLLRPLLFKLLDASGHDELLVLLGLLLALVVGGLGFEAIGLSSELGALVFGAMLANHPRSQELAKSLWSVKEVFLVGFFLQIGIGGLPDGEALVFAVVAAIVLPLKGMLFFFLLLLFRLRARSGFLSSLSLTNYSEFGLIVASVALPEWLIPLAITVSLSFVISAPVNRYAHSLYERWSGSLVKFESRTHHPDEQPISLGNTRVLVMGMGRTGTAAYDWLRESEAEIIGLDSDPAKTQKHQEAGRNVVFADAEDTTFWQGLHMPGVKAVILAMNDIEGKVIAARMLRRKGFTGYIVAHTMYADEAKKIREAGADEAYLTMSETGVALASHLQDQLHAITSQTAGTT, encoded by the coding sequence ATGCCTGAAGCCATCTGGATCTCTTTTGCCTTTGCCCTTGGCCTGCTGGTCAAGGCCGTTGGCCTGCCTCCGCTGGTAGGCTACCTGGCCGCCGGTTTCGTGCTCAGCGGCATCGCCGCCGCCACCAACATTGCCGTTGAAGCAACCGATGTGCTGGAGCACATCGCCCACCTGGGCGTGCTGCTGCTTCTGTTTACCGTCGGTCTGAAACTGAAGCTGCGCTCCATTGTAAGCGCTGAGGTCATTGGCGGAAGTCTGCTGCACTTTGGCATCACGTGTCTGGTCTTCACACCGGGCCTTTACCTGTTGATGGAGCTGGACTGGCAAACGGCCTTCATACTGGCCATCGCTCTCTCTTTTTCCAGCACGGTGCTGGCAGCCAAGGTACTGGAGACCAAGCGCGAACTGCGGGCATTTCATGGTCGAGTCGCCATCGGCATCCTGATCATGCAGGACCTGATCGCACTGGTGGTGATGAGCCTGGCCGCAGGCCAGACGCCGTCCCAGTGGGCGCTGATCGTGTTTGGCCTGCCGCTGCTGAGACCCTTGCTGTTCAAGCTTCTGGACGCCAGCGGCCATGATGAGCTGCTTGTTCTTCTGGGATTGTTACTGGCACTGGTTGTCGGCGGCCTGGGCTTCGAAGCGATCGGGCTGAGCTCGGAGCTGGGTGCCCTGGTGTTTGGCGCCATGCTGGCCAACCACCCCCGCTCCCAGGAGCTGGCAAAGTCACTCTGGAGTGTGAAGGAAGTTTTCCTGGTGGGCTTCTTCCTGCAGATTGGTATCGGCGGTCTGCCAGATGGCGAGGCACTGGTGTTCGCGGTGGTCGCCGCGATCGTTCTGCCACTGAAAGGCATGCTGTTCTTCTTCCTGCTGCTACTATTCCGGCTGCGAGCACGAAGTGGTTTCCTCAGCTCTCTGTCGCTGACCAATTACAGTGAGTTCGGCCTGATTGTCGCCAGCGTTGCCCTGCCAGAATGGCTGATTCCCCTGGCGATTACGGTGTCGTTGTCCTTTGTGATTTCCGCACCGGTCAATCGCTACGCTCACTCCCTTTACGAACGCTGGTCCGGTTCCCTGGTGAAGTTTGAAAGCCGGACCCATCACCCGGACGAGCAACCCATTTCTCTCGGCAATACCAGGGTCCTGGTCATGGGCATGGGAAGAACCGGGACAGCTGCCTATGACTGGCTGCGGGAATCCGAAGCGGAGATAATAGGGCTGGATTCGGACCCGGCGAAAACACAGAAACATCAGGAAGCAGGCCGCAATGTGGTCTTCGCCGATGCCGAAGACACTACCTTCTGGCAGGGACTGCACATGCCGGGAGTGAAGGCGGTTATCCTTGCCATGAATGACATCGAGGGTAAAGTGATCGCAGCGCGAATGTTACGCCGCAAGGGGTTTACCGGTTACATCGTGGCCCACACCATGTACGCCGATGAAGCTAAAAAAATCCGCGAGGCAGGTGCTGATGAGGCCTATCTCACCATGAGCGAAACCGGTGTGGCACTGGCCAGCCACCTCCAGGATCAACTGCACGCCATAACATCACAAACCGCGGGGACAACCTGA
- the senA gene encoding selenoneine synthase SenA, whose protein sequence is MDKTTLLAELETARQRTRSLITSLPEEKLAVPYHPGVNPPLWEMGHAAFFYEVFVFNLLDGTPSYNPAMDDLWDSFHVDHRDRWSRELFPGREETLAYFDTVYDRVAERIRSKPLEDEDLYLYRYGIFHQNMHIESLIWCRQTVGYPPAPDYTNERVAPGDRIDGDALIPAGRWLIGMPGESDHYATTDFAFDNEKPRFEVELEPFAISRMPVSNREFMAFVDDGGYRRPELWSFGGRNWLQTETDVALVHGSPEPVLHAPKHPLYWRWHEGQWQERFFDQWQTLNPDAPVCHITYWEAEAWCKWAGRRLPTEYEWEVAALGNRVGEPFTRFPWGNAPVGHEHADMGGRAMARNPVQDFPAGDSPFGCRQMIGSVWEWTSSQFFPYDGFRIDMYPFMSTLQFGDHKVTRGGSCATSPNLIRGTYRQAYLAQRNDVYTGFRTCALPQTGADNH, encoded by the coding sequence GTGGACAAGACAACCCTGTTGGCAGAGCTGGAAACCGCCCGGCAAAGAACCCGGTCGCTGATAACCTCGTTGCCGGAAGAAAAACTGGCCGTGCCTTACCACCCCGGCGTTAACCCGCCATTGTGGGAGATGGGGCATGCTGCTTTCTTCTACGAAGTGTTCGTGTTCAATCTGCTGGACGGCACCCCCAGTTACAATCCGGCCATGGATGATCTCTGGGATTCGTTTCATGTGGACCACCGGGATCGCTGGTCCAGGGAGTTGTTTCCCGGGCGCGAGGAAACCCTGGCCTATTTCGATACCGTCTACGACCGCGTGGCTGAGCGTATCCGCAGCAAACCGCTCGAGGATGAAGATCTGTACCTCTACCGCTATGGCATCTTTCACCAGAACATGCACATCGAATCCCTGATCTGGTGTCGCCAGACCGTGGGGTATCCACCGGCACCGGATTACACCAATGAACGCGTGGCTCCCGGTGACCGCATTGACGGTGATGCGCTGATTCCGGCCGGGCGATGGCTGATCGGGATGCCGGGTGAGTCTGATCATTATGCCACTACCGATTTTGCCTTCGACAACGAGAAGCCAAGGTTTGAAGTGGAGCTGGAACCGTTTGCGATTTCCCGTATGCCGGTGTCCAACCGAGAGTTTATGGCGTTCGTGGATGATGGCGGATACCGGCGCCCGGAGCTCTGGTCGTTTGGTGGCCGCAATTGGCTACAGACGGAGACGGATGTTGCACTGGTTCACGGCAGCCCCGAGCCTGTGCTGCATGCTCCGAAACACCCACTGTACTGGCGCTGGCATGAAGGCCAGTGGCAGGAGCGGTTTTTCGATCAATGGCAGACATTGAATCCCGATGCCCCAGTGTGCCATATCACCTATTGGGAAGCGGAAGCCTGGTGCAAGTGGGCTGGCCGGCGACTGCCGACAGAGTATGAGTGGGAAGTGGCTGCCCTGGGTAACCGGGTGGGTGAGCCCTTCACGCGGTTCCCCTGGGGCAACGCCCCGGTGGGCCATGAGCACGCAGATATGGGTGGTCGGGCCATGGCGCGGAACCCGGTTCAGGATTTTCCGGCCGGTGACAGCCCCTTTGGTTGTCGCCAGATGATCGGCAGTGTGTGGGAGTGGACGAGCAGCCAGTTCTTCCCCTACGACGGATTCCGGATTGATATGTACCCGTTCATGTCGACGCTGCAGTTCGGGGATCACAAGGTCACCCGTGGTGGCAGCTGCGCCACGTCACCGAACCTTATCCGGGGGACCTATCGCCAGGCTTACCTGGCCCAGAGAAACGATGTTTACACCGGGTTTCGCACCTGTGCGCTCCCGCAAACCGGCGCGGATAATCACTGA
- a CDS encoding alpha/beta fold hydrolase, whose amino-acid sequence MTARPIFPVIALLISTLLLSACSRQSLYDNAISWERSGAGLEASSVQVDDMTIAYLSNAEPVAGETIVLIHGFGANKDNWTRLAGELTDEFNVYAIDLPGHGDSSKALDLGYRFEDQVGHVSKILAALDIDKPHMMGNSMGGAITALYAATFPGQVRSAVLFDPAGIFKYDSELVELVLEGDNPLIPSKEGDFKRLIDFALEKKPFVPWPIYEVMEERAIANRDVNQVIFAAIRDSGYEPDFRTAITRIEVPVLVIWGMEDRVINYRNADVFVEQIPDARKVLLEGVGHAPMVEVPEESAQLFREFLVETR is encoded by the coding sequence ATGACAGCCAGACCCATTTTCCCCGTGATCGCACTGCTGATCAGTACCCTGCTGCTCAGTGCCTGTTCCCGTCAGAGCCTGTACGACAACGCCATCAGTTGGGAGCGCTCCGGAGCCGGGCTTGAGGCGTCCAGTGTTCAGGTGGATGACATGACCATCGCGTACCTGAGCAACGCGGAACCGGTGGCCGGAGAAACCATCGTACTTATTCACGGCTTTGGCGCCAACAAGGACAACTGGACCCGGCTGGCAGGGGAACTGACCGATGAGTTCAACGTATACGCGATCGACCTGCCCGGCCATGGCGACAGCAGCAAAGCGCTGGACCTGGGATACCGCTTTGAAGATCAGGTAGGCCACGTATCGAAAATCCTTGCAGCTCTGGATATCGATAAACCCCATATGATGGGTAACTCCATGGGCGGCGCCATTACCGCGCTCTACGCAGCCACCTTTCCGGGCCAGGTGCGTTCCGCTGTGCTGTTCGATCCTGCCGGCATCTTCAAGTATGACAGCGAGCTGGTAGAGCTGGTACTGGAAGGTGACAACCCCCTGATTCCATCCAAAGAGGGCGATTTCAAGCGCCTGATTGACTTTGCCCTGGAGAAGAAACCCTTTGTTCCCTGGCCGATTTACGAGGTGATGGAGGAAAGGGCCATCGCCAACCGCGACGTCAATCAGGTGATCTTCGCTGCTATCCGCGACAGCGGATACGAACCCGATTTCCGCACTGCCATCACCCGAATAGAAGTCCCTGTGCTGGTAATCTGGGGCATGGAAGACCGGGTGATCAACTACCGTAACGCCGATGTGTTCGTTGAGCAGATTCCCGATGCCCGCAAAGTTCTGCTTGAAGGCGTGGGGCATGCACCCATGGTGGAGGTTCCAGAGGAATCGGCGCAGCTGTTTCGTGAGTTTCTGGTTGAAACACGGTAG
- a CDS encoding sensor histidine kinase: MKPRFSLVGRYSFISLTLMIGSVAVLSALYTAVSDSVNERLAGERLEAQVAGNANRLTNFIENRVYQLETLSTHPSMPLYLEYSEAVPEGVRELVRVEADSPDLYGILFFDSGNNLLDVVPGQAASGSPYWNREGWSLAGLPVVDFGISDIIGPWLPDTGGPAWLLIRQPLRTGAEQAVQGSIALHVRLASLTELMRTENLAGVLRPFLRTPTGELLDATGNLQATVPKDLRTGPEVLPGWRIDYVVSAGEILSPLRNAQLGLYALAGVLALGTVLLFWALARSLRRRVARLMEGAEAFASGDLHFRLQAPKNDKDEIDVLAHAFNAMADRLQEMIQRTVQAEKMAVLGEFATGVAHEVRNPLATIKLTVQALEKREPDKQRRELLVSVEDEIDRLNRVVGDLLDYGRPVPGEAQQVEIRKIFRHASVLTSGLADSRQVTVSTTGDSSLTIHASPDQIIQCLVNLVANAVQACKPGGMVHLRAYRNGHCLTVEVTDNGCGMSGETLRRVTEPFFTTRSDGTGLGLSITRQLIEINEGEMDIRSLQGQGTTVFVTLPAGKSGNLTTGR, from the coding sequence ATGAAACCCAGATTCAGTCTGGTTGGCCGTTATTCGTTCATTTCCCTGACCCTGATGATTGGTTCTGTCGCGGTACTCAGTGCGCTGTACACCGCAGTGTCGGACTCGGTTAACGAACGGCTCGCTGGCGAGCGTCTTGAAGCACAGGTCGCCGGTAACGCTAACCGGCTAACCAATTTCATCGAAAATCGGGTTTATCAGTTGGAAACACTGTCTACCCACCCTTCCATGCCATTGTATCTGGAATACAGCGAGGCCGTTCCCGAAGGAGTCAGGGAACTGGTGCGGGTAGAGGCCGACTCACCAGACCTCTATGGCATCCTGTTTTTTGATAGCGGCAACAACCTGTTGGACGTGGTTCCGGGCCAGGCCGCTTCCGGAAGCCCATACTGGAACCGTGAAGGCTGGTCGCTGGCGGGGCTACCCGTTGTCGATTTCGGTATCAGTGACATTATCGGACCGTGGCTGCCGGATACCGGTGGCCCGGCCTGGCTGCTCATACGCCAGCCGTTGCGGACCGGGGCAGAGCAGGCAGTGCAGGGCTCGATTGCCCTGCATGTGCGACTGGCATCGCTGACTGAACTGATGCGTACAGAAAATCTGGCCGGGGTGTTGAGGCCGTTCCTGCGTACGCCCACTGGCGAACTGCTGGATGCAACGGGTAACCTTCAGGCAACGGTGCCTAAAGACCTGCGTACCGGTCCGGAAGTATTGCCCGGCTGGCGTATTGACTATGTGGTTTCTGCGGGCGAGATCCTGAGTCCGTTGCGTAACGCCCAGCTGGGGCTATATGCCTTGGCCGGCGTATTGGCCCTGGGAACGGTACTTCTGTTCTGGGCACTTGCCAGAAGCCTGCGCCGGCGAGTCGCCCGGTTGATGGAGGGGGCCGAAGCCTTTGCCTCCGGCGACCTGCACTTTCGTTTGCAGGCTCCCAAAAATGACAAGGACGAAATCGACGTTTTGGCACACGCCTTCAACGCCATGGCAGACCGCTTACAGGAAATGATCCAGCGCACCGTCCAGGCGGAGAAAATGGCTGTGCTCGGGGAATTCGCCACGGGTGTTGCCCATGAGGTGCGTAATCCGTTGGCCACCATCAAGTTGACCGTTCAGGCTCTGGAGAAGCGCGAGCCAGACAAGCAGCGCAGGGAATTGCTGGTGTCAGTCGAGGATGAAATTGATCGCCTAAATCGTGTCGTCGGAGACCTGCTGGATTATGGCCGGCCGGTGCCAGGGGAGGCCCAGCAGGTGGAGATCCGCAAAATTTTCCGCCATGCCTCGGTACTTACCTCCGGGCTGGCGGACAGTCGCCAGGTGACAGTCAGTACCACGGGCGATTCAAGCCTTACCATTCACGCCAGTCCGGACCAGATCATTCAATGCCTCGTCAATCTTGTAGCCAATGCGGTTCAGGCCTGCAAGCCGGGAGGGATGGTGCATCTCAGAGCCTATCGCAATGGTCATTGTCTGACGGTGGAGGTCACCGATAACGGTTGCGGTATGTCCGGGGAAACCCTCAGGCGTGTAACCGAGCCGTTCTTTACCACCCGTTCCGACGGTACAGGGCTTGGCCTGAGCATTACCCGTCAGCTTATCGAGATCAATGAAGGGGAAATGGATATTCGCAGCCTGCAGGGACAGGGAACAACGGTGTTTGTAACCCTGCCCGCCGGCAAGAGTGGTAACCTGACAACAGGCCGTTAA
- a CDS encoding TonB-dependent receptor family protein: MATPFSRNLLALAVISASLPAMAQEQSLSELVIIGDDASASALPGSAHVVSSDDLETMKYTDIHKGVREVPGVYLKEEDGYGLRPNIGIRGSGSGRSSKITLMEDSVMIAPAPYSAPAAYYSPTFGRMNGIEVLKGPDLLRYGPYTVGGAINLRSTPIPSSEAGHVTAEVSENAGKRIHSWYGNSTDNAAFLIETFQEETNGFKDLQQSSRDTGFEKQDYVAKARFNSDASADVYHQLDLKFQYSEELSNETYLGLTDEDFRRDPNKRYFLSRLDNMDNRHKGYSARHMVELTEDLSLTTTLYRNEFKRNWFKGNFNSLIEAANNGDQTAYNQLQGTEPVGPFTLTNGAREYLSQGIEVKADYGLTLAGMRHDITVGARVHEDEADRFQPKDRYEQVINNGRPAFEFVEQIAPTGGDNRIDEAEALNLFVADRIAINPDLTVTALLRYEDIETSQTRWSTTQRTSASETETASNDTSELLPGLGATYRLNSTVTLIGGVHRGMAPAGSGGTNVEPELSTNFEAGARYNDGALRAEAIAFYSDYENTVRNCSIANPCSVGNQTIDSGTVSEGESEIQGLELLAAYEFTLANGLAAPVQATWTYTDAEVTRDSDDGSVLKGDNLADLPQNVAAVRAGLRDGDLWDAYVNVSYVDDTCTDNTCDRSGTDNTFRKTDDYTVVDLSGSYALNPSTRVYAKVDNVLDDQEIVSRSPHGARPNLPRTAYVGISVDF, encoded by the coding sequence ATGGCAACACCCTTTTCCCGAAACCTGCTGGCGCTGGCCGTTATTTCCGCCTCACTTCCCGCCATGGCCCAGGAACAGAGCCTGAGCGAACTGGTAATTATCGGTGACGATGCGTCCGCATCCGCCCTGCCGGGCTCCGCTCACGTTGTCTCCAGCGATGACCTGGAAACCATGAAGTATACGGATATTCACAAGGGCGTACGTGAGGTGCCCGGTGTCTATCTGAAGGAAGAAGATGGCTACGGCCTGCGCCCGAACATCGGCATCCGTGGTTCCGGGTCCGGCCGTTCTTCCAAGATCACCCTGATGGAAGACAGCGTGATGATCGCTCCTGCCCCCTACTCGGCACCGGCAGCCTACTACTCACCTACGTTCGGTAGAATGAACGGTATCGAGGTACTGAAAGGACCGGATCTGCTCCGTTACGGCCCGTACACTGTAGGCGGCGCGATCAACCTGCGGTCGACACCGATTCCCTCGTCCGAAGCCGGCCATGTAACGGCAGAAGTTTCGGAAAATGCAGGCAAGCGTATTCACAGCTGGTACGGCAATAGCACTGACAACGCCGCCTTCTTGATCGAGACCTTCCAGGAAGAAACCAACGGCTTCAAGGATCTGCAGCAATCCAGCCGCGACACCGGTTTTGAAAAGCAGGACTATGTCGCCAAGGCTCGCTTCAATTCCGACGCCTCGGCTGACGTCTACCACCAGCTCGACCTGAAGTTCCAGTACAGCGAAGAACTGAGCAACGAAACCTACCTCGGTCTGACTGACGAGGATTTCAGGCGCGACCCTAACAAGCGTTACTTTCTGTCCCGGCTCGACAACATGGACAACCGCCACAAGGGCTACTCTGCGAGGCACATGGTGGAGCTGACCGAAGACCTGTCATTGACCACCACGCTCTACCGCAACGAGTTCAAGCGTAACTGGTTCAAGGGCAACTTCAACAGCCTGATCGAAGCGGCCAACAATGGTGACCAGACAGCCTACAACCAGCTTCAGGGAACCGAGCCTGTCGGCCCATTCACGCTGACCAATGGCGCCCGTGAATACCTGTCCCAGGGCATTGAAGTGAAAGCGGACTATGGCCTCACCCTGGCAGGTATGCGCCACGACATTACTGTTGGTGCCCGCGTGCACGAGGATGAAGCGGATCGCTTCCAGCCCAAGGACCGCTACGAGCAGGTCATCAACAATGGCCGTCCGGCCTTCGAGTTTGTTGAACAGATCGCACCCACCGGTGGCGACAACCGCATTGACGAAGCCGAAGCCCTCAACCTTTTTGTGGCAGACCGGATTGCCATCAACCCGGACCTGACCGTGACCGCCCTGCTGCGCTACGAGGATATCGAAACCTCCCAGACCCGCTGGAGCACAACGCAGCGCACGTCCGCCAGTGAAACCGAAACCGCCAGCAACGACACCAGCGAACTGTTGCCCGGTCTCGGCGCCACCTATCGCCTGAACTCAACGGTTACCCTGATAGGCGGTGTACACCGTGGTATGGCGCCGGCCGGCTCTGGTGGTACCAATGTGGAGCCGGAACTGAGCACCAACTTCGAGGCCGGTGCACGGTATAACGATGGCGCCTTGCGTGCCGAAGCCATCGCCTTCTACAGCGATTACGAAAACACGGTGAGAAACTGCTCTATCGCCAACCCCTGCAGTGTCGGCAACCAGACCATCGATTCCGGAACCGTCAGTGAAGGCGAGTCAGAAATCCAGGGCCTCGAGCTACTGGCCGCCTATGAGTTCACACTGGCGAACGGCCTGGCGGCACCGGTGCAGGCCACCTGGACCTACACTGATGCCGAAGTCACCAGGGATAGCGACGATGGCAGCGTGCTGAAAGGCGACAACCTGGCTGACCTGCCGCAAAATGTTGCCGCTGTGCGCGCTGGCCTGCGTGATGGCGATCTCTGGGATGCCTACGTCAACGTCTCGTATGTTGATGACACCTGCACGGACAATACCTGTGACCGTTCCGGCACAGACAACACCTTCCGCAAAACTGACGACTACACCGTGGTGGACCTCTCCGGCAGCTATGCCCTGAATCCGTCTACCCGTGTTTATGCCAAGGTGGATAACGTGCTTGATGACCAGGAAATTGTGTCCCGCAGCCCCCATGGCGCACGCCCCAACCTGCCCCGGACAGCCTATGTCGGCATCAGTGTTGACTTCTGA
- a CDS encoding putative 4-mercaptohistidine N1-methyltransferase, with protein MNVYETDELLSQYLGFHFGESYFGIGNYPARCAGICQELMAGRDKRKALDLGCAVGRTAFELGRVFEQVAGVDLSKSFVDAAQNLRHTGAIDYFRRDEGELGTRATVSLEELGLARAAERVSFATGDACRLGEEHRDYDLIFAGNLIDRLQDPGAFLGDIHQRLADGGTLVISSPYTLMEEFTPRNNWIGGFERNGQPRTVLDGMREILSHHFEEIQPPQDVPFVIRETRRKFQHTIAELSAWRRTR; from the coding sequence ATGAACGTGTACGAAACCGACGAACTGCTCAGCCAGTATCTGGGATTTCATTTCGGTGAGAGCTATTTCGGAATCGGCAATTACCCGGCCCGTTGTGCCGGCATCTGTCAGGAACTGATGGCCGGCCGGGATAAACGCAAGGCTCTGGACCTGGGATGTGCGGTTGGCCGCACAGCGTTCGAGCTTGGCAGGGTGTTTGAACAGGTTGCTGGTGTGGATCTTTCGAAAAGCTTTGTGGATGCGGCGCAAAACCTCCGGCATACGGGAGCGATCGATTATTTTCGCCGGGACGAAGGGGAACTGGGAACGCGAGCCACGGTAAGCCTTGAAGAGCTTGGCCTGGCGAGAGCGGCCGAGCGGGTATCCTTCGCCACGGGTGATGCCTGCCGGCTGGGAGAAGAGCACCGGGACTACGACCTGATTTTTGCCGGTAACCTGATTGACCGCCTGCAGGATCCTGGGGCATTCCTGGGGGATATTCACCAGCGCCTCGCCGATGGTGGCACACTGGTGATCAGCTCGCCCTATACCCTGATGGAAGAGTTCACGCCCAGGAACAACTGGATTGGCGGGTTTGAACGTAACGGCCAGCCACGTACAGTTCTGGACGGTATGCGGGAAATCCTGTCGCATCACTTTGAAGAAATACAGCCGCCGCAGGATGTGCCCTTCGTGATCCGGGAGACCCGCCGCAAATTCCAGCACACCATTGCAGAACTCAGTGCCTGGCGCAGAACCCGCTGA